One genomic segment of Prochlorococcus marinus str. MIT 0919 includes these proteins:
- a CDS encoding DUF6554 family protein, with protein sequence MLKKRNLVFIPFAIGFLTSIGFFGSTAALAGAGIGVDIYCLMREGGNSHESSWRAAYESIKNQKPGIFKTSPRQAAAMIIESVVREPAKYNNCVGYLGDLYPNELEIQKQIQAEVEAEVEAEEQDEDDKGYIEERYSY encoded by the coding sequence ATGCTCAAGAAAAGGAATCTGGTTTTCATACCATTTGCCATTGGATTTCTTACCTCGATAGGCTTTTTTGGATCAACAGCAGCTTTAGCAGGAGCAGGAATTGGTGTTGATATCTATTGCCTGATGCGTGAAGGAGGCAATAGTCATGAATCAAGTTGGAGAGCAGCATATGAATCAATTAAAAATCAAAAGCCTGGTATTTTCAAAACATCGCCTAGGCAAGCCGCTGCAATGATCATCGAATCAGTTGTGCGGGAACCTGCCAAATATAATAATTGCGTTGGCTATCTTGGAGATCTTTATCCAAATGAATTAGAAATACAAAAACAAATACAGGCTGAAGTAGAGGCTGAAGTAGAGGCTGAAGAACAAGATGAAGATGATAAAGGTTACATTGAAGAAAGGTATAGTTATTGA
- a CDS encoding NAD(P)H-dependent oxidoreductase produces the protein MSPLSNLLIVTASNGENLKLAQRFALAGTKLGAKAEVIDLTTIDIPIYSPRSHEKLGIPQEINALHSQIVSIPRWVICAPEYNGSIPPTLTNAIAWLSVQEKDFRKLFNGRPIAIASFSGGGCMELLLSMRIQLTHLGAQVVGRQLACNKQNPAKDESIDDLLNRLLQMEPLQL, from the coding sequence ATGAGTCCTCTTTCAAATCTACTAATCGTAACTGCTAGTAATGGTGAGAATCTCAAATTAGCCCAACGTTTTGCCCTGGCAGGTACAAAACTTGGAGCAAAAGCTGAAGTAATTGATTTAACAACCATCGATATCCCCATCTACAGCCCCAGATCCCATGAAAAATTAGGGATTCCTCAAGAAATAAACGCTTTACATTCTCAAATAGTCTCCATACCTAGATGGGTGATTTGTGCTCCAGAATATAACGGCTCCATACCGCCAACATTAACAAATGCAATTGCATGGTTATCAGTTCAAGAAAAAGATTTTCGAAAGTTATTTAATGGAAGACCTATTGCAATTGCAAGCTTTTCTGGCGGAGGATGTATGGAGCTATTGCTGTCTATGAGAATACAGTTAACACACCTAGGTGCTCAAGTAGTTGGAAGACAATTAGCGTGCAACAAACAAAATCCCGCAAAAGACGAGTCAATAGATGACCTGTTAAACCGCTTATTACAAATGGAACCCTTACAACTTTAA
- the cbiD gene encoding cobalt-precorrin-5B (C(1))-methyltransferase CbiD codes for MGCLPRACRTLSGTGVGPGIIRASFSFIASRCKRVILNNYQGNSFISNPFSDSRGLTLPIWVAAAAKAAVEVMQGNDFCPVQTIQLPDAEEVIKVPISSAASLNTGKGAMAISHCDPGILLDLTRGLEIWVFVNLEESDQMANTDSVLSSDSWLKIDGGFGVGKFESDGQICISEFAEKLLYLNLLSFRKHGKLLKLEIIFPAGRDLAQRTSNRAFGVVDGLALIGTQAEVQVSASPDQLQNAIRNLRDQCSRKNFAGNLTFVIGENGLDLALKAGFNAFPIIKTGNWLGPLLVAAAEEGVKQLVIVGYHGKLIKLAGGIFHTHNHLADSRLEILVALAVKEGISFELIKSLGQCVSIQDALLMLEQNDLTSAKKLWLRIAREVEERSQVYVNRYIASSMKIGVVLFDRERRLRWAGPLGLQNIHSLDVTLQD; via the coding sequence ATGGGATGCCTCCCAAGGGCTTGTAGAACTCTTTCTGGGACTGGCGTTGGTCCAGGAATCATTAGAGCAAGTTTTTCTTTCATCGCTTCCAGATGTAAAAGAGTTATCTTAAACAACTACCAAGGGAATTCATTTATTTCTAATCCTTTTTCTGATTCTAGAGGTTTAACCCTACCTATTTGGGTTGCTGCAGCTGCAAAAGCTGCAGTAGAAGTCATGCAAGGCAATGATTTTTGCCCAGTTCAGACTATTCAATTACCTGATGCTGAAGAAGTAATTAAGGTTCCTATTTCATCAGCAGCATCTCTTAATACTGGCAAGGGAGCCATGGCGATTAGTCATTGTGATCCTGGAATTTTGCTTGATTTAACAAGGGGGTTGGAAATTTGGGTTTTTGTGAATTTAGAGGAAAGTGATCAGATGGCCAATACAGACTCAGTCCTTTCTTCAGATTCATGGTTAAAAATTGATGGTGGTTTTGGGGTTGGAAAATTTGAGTCTGATGGTCAAATTTGTATCTCTGAGTTTGCCGAAAAACTTTTGTATTTAAACCTTTTGTCTTTTAGAAAACATGGAAAACTTTTAAAATTGGAAATTATTTTCCCTGCTGGACGAGATTTAGCTCAACGAACAAGTAACCGTGCTTTTGGAGTTGTAGATGGACTGGCTTTGATAGGTACACAAGCTGAGGTGCAAGTGAGTGCTTCTCCTGATCAACTTCAAAACGCTATAAGAAATTTGCGTGATCAATGTTCGAGAAAAAATTTTGCTGGTAATTTGACTTTTGTGATTGGTGAAAATGGTTTGGACTTAGCATTGAAAGCAGGTTTCAATGCTTTTCCAATTATTAAAACAGGTAATTGGTTGGGACCTTTACTTGTTGCAGCTGCAGAAGAAGGGGTAAAGCAATTGGTAATTGTTGGTTATCATGGCAAATTAATTAAACTTGCTGGAGGAATTTTTCATACTCATAATCATTTAGCAGATAGTAGGTTGGAAATTTTAGTTGCTTTAGCTGTTAAAGAAGGTATTTCATTTGAATTGATAAAATCACTTGGGCAATGTGTTTCTATTCAGGATGCCTTGCTGATGCTAGAACAAAATGATTTAACAAGTGCTAAGAAATTATGGCTTAGAATAGCTAGGGAAGTTGAGGAGAGAAGTCAAGTATATGTTAATCGCTATATTGCTTCTTCTATGAAGATAGGAGTAGTTTTGTTCGATCGTGAACGACGATTGCGATGGGCAGGTCCATTGGGTCTTCAAAACATTCATTCTCTAGATGTGACTCTTCAAGACTAG
- a CDS encoding tetratricopeptide repeat-containing sulfotransferase family protein, producing MKGFGDQNKSKKKVGDLTTKQHHYQILNNALKNHSDGNISQAGKSYQYLIDNGFEDTRVFNNYGMILISLGKLKDAELSIRKAIELNPKDALAHSNLGGILKELGKLNDAELSIRKAIELNPKGAAAHSNLGVTLKELGKLKDSELSIRKAIELNPTDAAAHSNLGVTLKEIGKLKDAELSIRKAIELNPNLATAYVSLGHIFKEIGKLKDAELSICKAIELNPNLATAFYSLSTLNYSNKNQIWQDQLFSENILKSNSKKDHIDIYFARANILHKEKNYKESARYLQLANELKLMLNPSNADVFIKKSQSLLVESQKANINQKENKKYPQSIFIVGMPRSGSTLTESILSMNTSVKGLGEVNIFEESFEDYRKNSEGSTLAELYWQKVNNEQEEWKITTNKWLYNYQYTGIIASQIPNVIIIHSFRNPLDNILSIYRANFARGNKYSSSLVDCAKIYLNHENIMTKYKNKFRSNIYDLNYDSLVSNPKKEIKSLISYLGWEWDDAYLAHHLNRRSVTTASVVQVRSPINSKSIGGWKNYKEMLTPAIEILTKDDRYRDLTA from the coding sequence ATGAAAGGTTTTGGAGATCAGAATAAATCTAAAAAAAAAGTAGGCGATTTAACAACTAAACAACATCATTATCAAATACTGAATAATGCATTAAAAAATCACTCAGATGGAAATATTTCTCAAGCAGGAAAATCTTATCAATATTTAATTGATAATGGATTCGAGGATACAAGAGTATTTAATAATTATGGAATGATCTTAATAAGTCTTGGAAAATTAAAAGACGCTGAACTATCTATTCGCAAGGCAATTGAACTTAATCCTAAAGATGCATTAGCACATTCAAATTTAGGAGGCATTTTGAAAGAACTTGGAAAACTAAACGACGCTGAACTATCTATTCGCAAGGCAATTGAACTTAATCCTAAAGGTGCAGCAGCACATTCAAATTTAGGAGTTACTTTGAAAGAACTTGGAAAATTAAAAGACTCTGAACTATCTATTCGCAAGGCAATTGAACTTAATCCTACAGATGCAGCAGCACATTCAAATTTAGGAGTTACTTTGAAAGAAATTGGAAAACTAAAAGACGCTGAACTATCTATTCGCAAGGCAATTGAACTTAATCCAAATCTCGCTACAGCATATGTCAGTCTTGGGCACATATTCAAAGAAATTGGAAAGCTAAAAGATGCTGAACTATCTATTTGCAAGGCAATTGAACTTAATCCAAATCTGGCTACAGCATTCTATTCGTTATCAACCCTGAACTATTCAAATAAAAATCAAATATGGCAGGATCAACTATTTTCGGAAAATATTCTAAAAAGTAACTCTAAAAAAGATCATATTGATATTTACTTCGCAAGAGCAAATATTTTGCACAAAGAGAAAAATTATAAAGAAAGTGCTAGATACCTTCAATTGGCAAATGAATTAAAACTCATGCTTAACCCATCTAATGCTGATGTCTTTATCAAAAAGTCCCAGAGTTTACTTGTTGAATCTCAGAAAGCCAATATCAATCAAAAAGAAAACAAAAAATATCCCCAAAGTATTTTCATTGTTGGAATGCCTAGAAGTGGATCAACATTAACTGAATCAATTCTTTCTATGAATACTAGTGTAAAGGGTTTAGGGGAGGTTAATATCTTTGAAGAATCATTTGAAGATTACAGAAAGAATTCTGAAGGGTCAACACTTGCTGAATTATATTGGCAGAAAGTAAACAATGAGCAGGAAGAATGGAAAATTACAACCAATAAATGGTTATATAATTATCAATACACAGGTATCATTGCAAGTCAAATACCTAATGTCATAATTATTCATTCATTTAGAAATCCTTTAGATAATATTCTCTCAATTTACCGAGCAAATTTTGCGAGGGGAAATAAATATTCTTCCTCCCTTGTTGATTGCGCAAAAATATATTTAAATCACGAAAATATAATGACTAAGTACAAGAATAAATTTCGATCAAACATCTACGACTTAAATTATGATTCATTAGTGAGTAATCCTAAGAAAGAAATTAAATCTTTAATTTCTTATTTAGGGTGGGAATGGGATGATGCCTACCTAGCACATCACCTCAACCGACGATCCGTGACTACCGCAAGCGTAGTTCAAGTTCGTTCACCGATTAATTCAAAATCTATAGGAGGATGGAAAAACTACAAAGAGATGCTTACACCTGCTATAGAAATCCTGACTAAAGATGATAGATATCGAGACTTAACTGCTTAA
- the mrdA gene encoding penicillin-binding protein 2: MKQGDFYKENRSRKINLINQPNNLVFFVTMIFLLIFGRLVHLQILQGSKFKRLSEENRIRVVSSPPIRGRLLDINGITLADNRLVYSLIVQPHLIKKSEWPLLAENLSQLLDLDLKKIHELFDSGIINNQFSITLMAEMSDEQIIRFKENETLLYGAQVHLELIRYYPFKTVASHVLGYTQYITSNEYKLLANKGYKIRDRIGRAGIESVFEHHLRGKWGGEMLEVDATGKIQRSLGYQSPKAGKDLILTLDLRLQNAAEKALEGKKGGAIVALDPHTGAIKAMASRPSFDPNYFTKLFTTQKEYEDIFLASDLPLLSRALNAYDPGSTWKVVTGMAGMESGKYPPNVLLDTKPCIQYGGHCFPEHNGLGFGKIGYEDAFRVSSNTFFYQVGVGVGSEELYEAAIKLGFYSRTGIEISNEESKGFVGNKEWAEKGRGWGKPGTTPWIPEDIASASIGQAVVQVTPLQLARAYAVFANGGYLITPHLVEGKVDWLSNQFRTKVDIKPSTLQKIREGLRKVAISGTGRTIHFGELTLPPVAGKTGTAEDSTGGSDHAWFACFAPFESTEIVVVAFAQNTPGGGSVHALPMAREVLEVWYKGL, encoded by the coding sequence ATGAAACAAGGAGATTTTTATAAAGAAAATAGAAGTAGAAAAATAAATTTAATAAATCAGCCTAATAATTTAGTTTTTTTTGTAACCATGATATTCTTATTAATTTTTGGGAGACTTGTTCACTTACAAATATTGCAAGGGAGTAAGTTTAAGCGCTTGTCAGAGGAAAATCGAATCAGAGTAGTATCATCTCCACCCATTCGTGGCCGACTTCTTGATATTAATGGTATTACTTTGGCTGATAATAGATTGGTATATTCATTAATTGTTCAACCACATTTGATAAAGAAATCAGAATGGCCTTTATTGGCTGAAAATCTTTCTCAATTATTAGATTTAGACTTGAAAAAAATACATGAACTTTTTGATTCAGGTATCATAAATAATCAATTTAGTATTACATTAATGGCAGAAATGTCAGATGAACAGATTATACGATTTAAAGAGAATGAAACCCTTTTATATGGAGCACAAGTCCATTTAGAATTGATAAGATATTATCCTTTTAAGACAGTTGCATCTCATGTATTAGGGTATACTCAATATATAACTTCAAATGAATATAAGCTTTTAGCTAATAAAGGTTATAAGATAAGAGATCGCATTGGAAGAGCGGGAATAGAATCTGTTTTTGAGCACCATCTAAGAGGTAAATGGGGCGGTGAAATGCTTGAAGTAGATGCAACAGGTAAAATTCAAAGAAGTTTAGGTTATCAATCACCTAAAGCAGGAAAAGATTTAATATTAACTTTAGACCTTAGATTACAAAATGCTGCAGAAAAAGCTCTTGAGGGGAAAAAAGGCGGTGCAATAGTTGCTTTAGATCCTCACACAGGTGCGATCAAAGCCATGGCCAGTCGCCCAAGTTTTGATCCAAACTATTTTACTAAATTATTTACTACTCAAAAGGAATATGAGGATATTTTTTTAGCGTCTGATTTACCGCTTTTGAGTAGAGCATTAAATGCCTACGACCCTGGCAGTACTTGGAAAGTAGTGACTGGAATGGCTGGAATGGAAAGTGGTAAATACCCTCCTAATGTTTTGCTAGATACAAAACCATGTATTCAATATGGAGGACATTGCTTTCCTGAACATAATGGTTTGGGATTTGGCAAAATTGGTTATGAAGATGCTTTTCGGGTTTCTAGTAATACTTTTTTTTATCAGGTTGGAGTTGGAGTTGGTTCTGAAGAATTATATGAAGCGGCTATTAAATTAGGTTTTTATTCGCGGACGGGTATTGAAATTAGCAATGAAGAAAGTAAAGGGTTTGTTGGTAACAAAGAATGGGCTGAGAAGGGTCGGGGATGGGGGAAACCTGGAACGACTCCTTGGATTCCTGAAGATATTGCAAGTGCTTCAATTGGGCAGGCTGTTGTTCAGGTGACACCTTTACAATTAGCTCGAGCTTATGCTGTTTTTGCAAATGGGGGGTATTTAATTACTCCCCATTTAGTTGAAGGCAAGGTTGATTGGTTATCGAACCAATTCAGAACGAAAGTGGACATCAAGCCTTCTACATTGCAAAAAATTAGAGAAGGGTTAAGAAAAGTAGCTATATCTGGTACAGGTAGAACTATTCATTTTGGCGAATTAACTCTTCCACCTGTTGCTGGGAAAACTGGCACGGCAGAAGATAGTACTGGGGGTAGTGATCATGCTTGGTTTGCATGTTTTGCACCTTTTGAATCTACAGAAATAGTTGTTGTGGCATTCGCTCAAAATACTCCTGGAGGAGGGTCAGTTCATGCACTTCCTATGGCTAGAGAAGTGTTAGAGGTTTGGTATAAAGGTCTTTAG
- a CDS encoding diflavin flavoprotein encodes MSNTQSKEFSKHSINLAIEEDLLCIKCISPKKIRFEIEYSLGKGTTANSFLFTKPDKSLASAILIHPPGNNFKSTFLPALTKILSSDKTTLDVVIGHINPNRVALLRELTITFKNIKLICSNPAAKLLKDLWYQVKPSKTSTTTSNAVTIPPFPKVSLIKQEQTIIISDDYELQLIPTPTAKWPGGLMVFEKQTGLLMSDKLFGAHISTHQWSELNRISTEEERRHYFDCLMAPMTQQVNSIVEKLELLEIRCIAPCHGPAIETSWRSLLNDYQRWGESQQRTSLKIVLLFASAYGNTAAIADSLAKGISSTGISVQSLNCEFTQTHELIKCIQEADAYLIGSPTLGGHAPTPIISALGTLLAEGDRKKPIGIFGSYGWSGEALDLLENKLKDGGFHFGFDPIKVKFSPDEVMIKTLKETGTKFGRMLLRSQYKKKRQPSGGINTTKSDPGLLALGKIIGSLCILTTEKKDESGKQILNGAMVASWVSQASFSPPGITIAVAKDRAVETLLHKEDLFALNILNKENHQKLLKQFLQPFAPGADRFLNLHLESSPGNQPILPEALAWLEGFVKQRMDCGDHWLIYAEIKHGKVLNPNGITAVHHRNTGANY; translated from the coding sequence ATGTCAAATACCCAAAGCAAAGAATTTTCAAAGCATTCAATAAATCTTGCTATTGAAGAAGATTTACTTTGTATAAAATGTATTAGCCCAAAGAAAATTCGTTTTGAAATTGAATATTCATTAGGCAAAGGAACTACTGCCAATTCATTTCTTTTTACCAAGCCTGATAAATCACTTGCAAGCGCTATTCTTATTCATCCTCCTGGTAATAATTTTAAATCAACTTTTTTACCAGCCTTAACGAAAATCTTATCTTCAGATAAGACTACTTTAGATGTTGTCATTGGTCATATAAATCCGAATCGTGTTGCTTTACTTAGAGAACTAACTATTACTTTTAAAAATATAAAGTTAATTTGCTCAAACCCAGCAGCAAAATTATTAAAAGATCTATGGTACCAAGTCAAACCTTCAAAAACTTCAACGACCACTAGTAACGCAGTAACAATACCTCCCTTTCCAAAAGTTAGTTTAATAAAACAAGAGCAAACAATAATCATATCTGACGACTATGAACTTCAATTAATACCAACACCAACAGCAAAATGGCCAGGAGGACTAATGGTATTCGAAAAGCAGACAGGTTTACTAATGAGCGATAAATTATTTGGGGCCCATATCTCTACACATCAGTGGTCTGAACTAAATCGAATAAGCACAGAAGAAGAACGTCGCCATTATTTCGATTGTCTTATGGCGCCGATGACTCAGCAAGTCAATTCAATTGTCGAAAAGCTTGAGCTGCTTGAGATACGATGTATTGCCCCATGCCATGGACCAGCAATTGAAACAAGTTGGCGTAGCTTACTAAATGACTATCAACGATGGGGTGAATCACAACAAAGGACATCTTTAAAAATAGTTCTTCTTTTTGCAAGTGCGTACGGCAATACAGCCGCAATAGCTGACTCTCTTGCTAAAGGAATTAGTTCCACTGGAATATCTGTGCAAAGTTTAAATTGCGAGTTCACTCAAACTCATGAATTAATTAAATGTATACAAGAAGCTGATGCTTATTTAATAGGCTCGCCCACTCTGGGAGGGCATGCCCCAACACCTATTATTTCAGCTTTGGGAACATTACTTGCCGAAGGCGATAGAAAAAAACCGATAGGAATCTTTGGGAGCTATGGATGGAGTGGTGAAGCCTTAGATCTACTAGAAAACAAGCTTAAAGATGGAGGATTCCATTTCGGCTTCGACCCAATAAAAGTAAAGTTTAGCCCGGATGAAGTGATGATCAAAACTCTTAAAGAAACGGGGACCAAATTTGGGCGAATGTTACTTAGAAGTCAATACAAAAAGAAACGTCAACCGAGTGGAGGTATTAATACAACAAAAAGCGATCCTGGTCTGCTAGCACTCGGTAAAATAATTGGTTCTTTATGTATCTTAACCACTGAGAAAAAAGATGAGTCAGGTAAGCAGATTTTAAATGGAGCAATGGTAGCTAGCTGGGTTAGCCAAGCCAGTTTCTCTCCTCCAGGAATAACAATTGCTGTAGCCAAAGATCGTGCTGTTGAAACCCTCTTACATAAAGAAGACCTATTTGCATTAAACATATTAAATAAAGAGAATCATCAAAAGCTGTTAAAGCAATTTCTACAACCTTTTGCCCCAGGGGCAGACAGGTTTCTAAACTTGCACCTTGAAAGCAGTCCTGGCAATCAACCAATTCTTCCAGAAGCTTTGGCCTGGCTAGAAGGTTTTGTCAAACAAAGAATGGACTGTGGGGACCATTGGCTGATATATGCAGAAATCAAGCATGGCAAAGTGCTTAATCCAAATGGAATTACAGCAGTACATCATCGGAACACAGGAGCAAATTATTAA
- a CDS encoding pyridoxal-phosphate-dependent aminotransferase family protein, translating into MKEKLALMIPGPTPVPERVLQALGRHPIGHRTPEFQDIVKKTTNLLKWLHQTESDVLTITGSGTAAMEAGIINTLSRGDKVICGENGKFGERWVKVAKAYGLDVQVIKADWGNSLDPKKFKSVLEKDKSIRAVILTHSETSTGVINDLEEISSYVQKHELAITIADCVTSLGACNVPMDQWGLDVVASGSQKGYMLPPGLSFVSMSQKAWEANNRSDLPKFYLDLKPYKKTADKHSNPFTPGVNLYFALAEALEMMQEEGLENIFKRHKKHKEATEKAMQAIGLSLFAAENCGSPSITAVCSNDIDADIIRKYVKDNFDILLAGGQDHLKGKVFRIGHLGFVNDRDIISAIASIEIALNRLGIEKYPVGTGVNAASKILKG; encoded by the coding sequence ATGAAAGAAAAACTTGCTCTAATGATTCCTGGACCAACGCCAGTCCCAGAAAGAGTTCTACAAGCCCTTGGGAGGCATCCCATAGGCCATCGAACTCCAGAGTTTCAGGATATTGTAAAAAAAACAACGAATCTGCTTAAGTGGCTCCATCAAACTGAGTCAGACGTTTTAACAATTACTGGTAGTGGTACTGCTGCTATGGAAGCAGGAATTATAAATACTCTGAGTAGAGGCGATAAGGTTATTTGTGGAGAAAATGGAAAGTTTGGCGAACGATGGGTCAAAGTTGCTAAGGCCTATGGGCTTGATGTTCAAGTAATCAAAGCTGATTGGGGCAACAGTTTAGATCCCAAAAAATTTAAAAGTGTACTCGAAAAAGATAAATCAATACGGGCCGTAATCTTAACTCATTCAGAAACATCCACAGGAGTTATTAATGATCTAGAAGAAATTAGTTCTTATGTTCAAAAACATGAGCTAGCAATAACAATTGCAGATTGTGTTACAAGCTTAGGTGCATGTAATGTCCCAATGGATCAATGGGGTTTAGATGTCGTTGCATCAGGATCTCAAAAAGGATACATGTTGCCACCTGGCCTAAGTTTTGTTTCTATGAGTCAAAAGGCCTGGGAAGCAAATAATCGGTCAGATCTACCTAAGTTTTATTTAGATTTAAAGCCTTACAAAAAAACAGCGGATAAACACAGTAACCCTTTTACGCCAGGAGTTAATTTATATTTTGCACTCGCTGAAGCATTAGAAATGATGCAAGAAGAAGGTTTGGAGAATATCTTTAAACGCCATAAAAAACATAAAGAAGCAACTGAAAAAGCTATGCAGGCTATTGGCCTAAGTCTTTTTGCTGCTGAAAATTGTGGAAGCCCTTCAATTACAGCTGTCTGTTCCAATGATATTGATGCAGATATAATTAGAAAATATGTAAAAGATAATTTTGATATACTACTTGCAGGAGGACAGGATCACTTAAAAGGCAAAGTATTTAGAATTGGACATCTCGGATTTGTAAATGATCGAGATATAATCTCAGCCATAGCATCTATTGAAATTGCACTAAACAGACTAGGTATTGAAAAGTATCCAGTTGGCACAGGAGTCAATGCAGCATCAAAGATTTTAAAAGGTTAA
- the guaA gene encoding glutamine-hydrolyzing GMP synthase, which yields MSSNSQLENQRNPSIVILDFGSQYSELIARRIRETEVYSIVMGYSTSAKELKKLAPKGIILSGGPSSVYADGAPLSDPEIWNLDIPILGVCYGMQLMVQQLGGRVTAATGKAEYGKAPLHVDDPTALLTNVESGSIMWMSHADAVEELPLGFVRLAHTSNTSEAAIASHSRNFYGVQFHPEVVHSQNGMVMIRNFVYNICCCQPDWTTTTFIDEAVSKVQRQVGKKKVLLALSGGVDSSTLAFLLKRAIGDQLTCMFIDQGFMRKGEPEFLMEFFDQKFNINVQYINARERFISKLKGVIDPEKKRKIIGAEFIRVFEEESVRLGPFDYLAQGTLYPDVIESSGTNIDPKTGERIAVKIKSHHNVGGLPKDLQFKLVEPLRLLFKDEVRKVGRALGLPEEIVSRHPFPGPGLAIRILGEVTDEKLNCLRDADLIVRQEIRKASLYDDIWQAFAVLLPVCSVGVMGDQRTYAWPIVVRCVSSEDGMTADWSRLPDPLLEIISNRIVNEVAGVNRVVLDITSKPPGTIEWE from the coding sequence ATGTCTTCTAATTCACAGCTTGAAAATCAAAGGAATCCTTCGATAGTTATTCTTGACTTTGGTTCACAGTATTCGGAACTAATCGCTCGCAGGATTAGAGAGACAGAAGTTTATTCGATTGTGATGGGCTATAGCACCTCTGCTAAAGAATTGAAGAAATTAGCCCCTAAAGGAATTATTCTTAGTGGAGGACCAAGTTCTGTTTATGCAGATGGCGCACCTCTCTCTGATCCAGAGATTTGGAATTTAGACATTCCTATTCTTGGAGTATGCTATGGCATGCAATTAATGGTGCAACAGTTAGGAGGGCGTGTAACTGCTGCTACAGGAAAAGCTGAATATGGGAAAGCTCCATTGCATGTGGATGACCCTACTGCATTACTAACGAATGTCGAATCTGGGTCGATAATGTGGATGAGTCATGCTGATGCCGTAGAAGAGCTGCCTCTAGGATTTGTCCGTTTGGCTCATACTAGTAATACCTCAGAGGCTGCTATCGCTTCTCATAGCCGTAACTTTTATGGTGTTCAGTTCCATCCTGAAGTGGTTCATTCACAGAATGGGATGGTAATGATCAGGAATTTTGTTTATAACATTTGTTGTTGTCAACCTGATTGGACTACTACCACTTTTATCGATGAAGCAGTAAGTAAAGTACAGAGACAAGTGGGCAAGAAAAAAGTTTTGCTTGCTTTGTCTGGAGGTGTTGATTCATCGACGCTGGCTTTTTTATTGAAAAGAGCAATAGGGGATCAATTGACTTGCATGTTTATAGATCAAGGTTTTATGCGAAAAGGAGAGCCTGAGTTTTTAATGGAGTTCTTTGATCAGAAATTTAATATTAATGTTCAATATATCAATGCACGTGAGCGATTTATTTCCAAATTAAAAGGTGTGATTGATCCAGAGAAGAAACGAAAAATAATTGGTGCAGAGTTTATTCGTGTATTTGAAGAAGAAAGTGTTCGATTAGGTCCTTTTGATTACTTGGCGCAAGGCACACTTTATCCAGACGTTATCGAGAGTTCTGGGACAAATATAGACCCAAAAACAGGAGAGAGAATTGCGGTTAAAATTAAAAGTCACCATAATGTTGGAGGTTTGCCTAAGGATCTTCAATTTAAGTTGGTTGAGCCTTTGAGATTATTGTTTAAAGATGAGGTCAGAAAAGTAGGTCGAGCTTTAGGGTTGCCTGAGGAAATTGTAAGTAGGCATCCTTTTCCAGGTCCTGGACTTGCAATAAGAATTCTTGGCGAAGTTACAGATGAGAAATTGAATTGCTTAAGAGATGCTGATTTAATTGTTAGGCAAGAAATTCGTAAAGCATCTTTATACGACGATATTTGGCAAGCTTTTGCAGTTTTATTACCTGTTTGTTCTGTAGGAGTTATGGGAGATCAACGAACTTATGCTTGGCCCATCGTTGTGAGATGTGTTTCTAGTGAAGATGGTATGACGGCAGATTGGTCTAGATTGCCTGATCCTCTATTAGAAATTATTTCTAACCGAATAGTAAATGAAGTTGCAGGAGTTAATCGAGTAGTTTTAGATATAACTAGTAAGCCTCCTGGGACAATCGAGTGGGAATAG